Proteins encoded within one genomic window of Phototrophicus methaneseepsis:
- a CDS encoding toll/interleukin-1 receptor domain-containing protein, whose protein sequence is MSHIFISYSREDVKSEDGIVQRLITQLRRNFHIWLDQSDIIPGTNWQDAIQTAVKNSSVMVFILSPQSATSDWCKAEINAAKASKVPIIPYVYQEADFPFGMSETNAVFHSQNTHALETLEEAIKKLAPQTSVYQEAIVVTNNLLNNSKMTFQEATAEVRTYKTFYVNLDAEIELIGLPLLSTSFCTAYLVGRADDKMNYQFNIQVALQFSGQYESDDFPVRIAKHFLKEDPKAHLRMLLVRGPAKITYNQHTKTNSLSYILDRPTEEENQWKDAVNTIQNSIKLCHKGHENPQLHIFVQGPVAGITYALGANYRDLQYKVQHYQYDRDAQEYFNVQL, encoded by the coding sequence ATGTCCCATATTTTCATCAGCTACTCCCGAGAAGATGTCAAATCTGAGGATGGAATCGTTCAAAGATTAATCACTCAACTACGCCGAAATTTTCACATATGGCTAGATCAGAGTGATATTATTCCAGGTACAAATTGGCAAGATGCTATTCAAACTGCTGTTAAAAACAGTTCTGTAATGGTGTTTATTTTATCGCCTCAAAGTGCTACTTCAGATTGGTGCAAAGCAGAGATTAACGCGGCTAAAGCATCTAAAGTCCCAATTATTCCTTATGTATATCAAGAAGCAGATTTCCCATTTGGAATGAGTGAAACCAACGCAGTGTTCCATAGTCAGAATACTCATGCTCTAGAGACACTAGAAGAGGCTATAAAAAAGTTAGCTCCACAAACATCTGTCTACCAAGAAGCTATTGTTGTCACAAACAATCTTCTAAATAATTCTAAAATGACATTTCAAGAAGCTACAGCCGAGGTAAGAACATACAAAACTTTCTATGTAAACTTAGATGCTGAAATCGAACTTATCGGATTACCCTTGCTATCAACCTCATTTTGCACAGCTTATTTAGTCGGACGTGCAGACGACAAAATGAACTACCAGTTTAATATACAAGTAGCTCTGCAATTTTCAGGCCAATATGAATCAGACGATTTTCCAGTACGTATTGCAAAACACTTTTTAAAGGAAGATCCAAAAGCTCACTTAAGAATGTTACTGGTTAGAGGGCCTGCAAAAATCACCTATAACCAACATACCAAAACAAACAGCCTAAGTTATATTCTTGATCGACCGACAGAAGAAGAAAATCAGTGGAAAGATGCAGTAAACACCATTCAAAATTCTATCAAATTATGCCACAAGGGTCACGAAAACCCACAACTACATATCTTTGTACAAGGTCCAGTCGCAGGCATCACGTATGCTCTGGGTGCTAACTATCGTGATTTACAATACAAAGTCCAACATTATCAATATGATCGTGATGCACAAGAATACTTCAATGTGCAGCTATAA
- the cas6 gene encoding CRISPR system precrRNA processing endoribonuclease RAMP protein Cas6 yields the protein MASDDLIAAVFVLKYKERFHSGGKYMGRAAHKLGLGLLGEVAPELAQRLHDTNAMLPLTVSDLFQSDAQHHWLRMTGLNAEVVSAIETAANQPGLAVDDWTVAAAMTRMHDWSGVSSITDLLREGWQNQREIRLHFETATAIKSKGLYRPLPDPTLIFKSLFERWKALVAAELPYRPSTEAWDLFLLYGVSVRDYQTRLVQVPMKQAMIPAFCGDVSYGVEPPTRALKRLAEQDALAAEVVAHYDDLCCLLNLLTDFGFYSGVGIKTAQGMGMMRRYHETT from the coding sequence ATGGCTTCTGATGACTTGATTGCTGCCGTATTCGTACTCAAATATAAAGAACGTTTCCATAGTGGCGGCAAATACATGGGGCGCGCCGCACATAAGCTGGGACTGGGTTTATTGGGGGAAGTGGCGCCGGAGCTGGCCCAGCGTTTGCATGATACCAATGCGATGCTCCCCCTGACCGTGAGCGACCTGTTCCAGAGCGATGCACAGCATCATTGGTTGCGCATGACGGGGCTGAACGCAGAGGTGGTTTCCGCGATTGAGACAGCAGCCAATCAGCCAGGGCTTGCTGTCGATGATTGGACGGTGGCGGCGGCGATGACGCGCATGCACGATTGGTCCGGGGTGAGCAGCATCACGGATCTGCTGCGTGAAGGCTGGCAGAACCAGCGAGAGATTCGGCTGCATTTTGAGACGGCGACCGCGATCAAGAGCAAGGGCCTATATCGACCTCTGCCGGACCCGACGTTGATTTTTAAGTCCTTGTTTGAACGCTGGAAGGCGCTCGTTGCAGCAGAACTGCCATATCGACCCTCGACAGAAGCCTGGGACCTGTTTTTGCTGTATGGCGTCAGCGTGAGGGATTATCAGACGCGCCTGGTGCAGGTGCCGATGAAGCAAGCGATGATCCCGGCGTTTTGCGGGGATGTCAGCTATGGGGTAGAGCCTCCGACGCGGGCCTTAAAGCGTCTGGCGGAACAAGACGCGCTTGCGGCAGAAGTTGTGGCGCATTATGATGATTTATGTTGCTTGCTGAACCTGTTAACCGATTTTGGCTTTTATAGTGGCGTGGGCATCAAGACGGCGCAGGGTATGGGCATGATGCGCCGCTATCATGAAACAACATAA
- a CDS encoding helix-turn-helix domain-containing protein produces the protein MTIGRLIKEARNQRGISQRTLADLIGVSTRTLVRIENSERIPTDDMIFNLAKCLRLDARQLIQLCEGERGIASFVEPICETRC, from the coding sequence ATGACTATCGGAAGGCTTATCAAGGAAGCTCGAAATCAACGCGGCATCAGTCAACGCACCCTGGCGGATCTCATCGGTGTCTCAACACGGACGCTGGTACGTATCGAGAACAGCGAACGCATCCCCACTGATGATATGATCTTCAATCTTGCAAAATGCCTGCGGCTCGATGCCCGCCAGCTCATCCAACTCTGTGAGGGAGAGCGTGGAATAGCCTCATTTGTGGAACCCATCTGTGAAACGCGTTGTTAA
- a CDS encoding radical SAM protein, whose protein sequence is MYVKRSEDVFTKLSQMGDVTLYEPAGDTPHSEATSSASIKRQRSGFDLADCISHVQTPRGSKPILKTMVTTACERNCNYCPFRAGHSSTRRTTMTPDEIAYATDTMQRSKQIDGLFLSSGIIKGGVSSQDKIIDAAEILRKKYHYRGYVHLKIMPGAEYDQLYRAMQLADRVSINLEGPTAERLEALAPKKGFMQELLVQLQRAHHIKQNDPRIRSSIVTQFVVGAVGDTDLELLSLSDRLYNQLGLARTYYSGFSPIAGTPFENVSPTAKIRQNRLYQSSFLLRDYQWDVEDLPFLFDGNLRTDVDPKQAWADLHLKHQPIDLMNADRSELLRVPGIGLKAADTILSARKERKLIDLGQLAHLGIRNPQQMAPYVLLDGHRPAQQLSLF, encoded by the coding sequence ATGTACGTCAAACGCTCGGAAGATGTCTTCACCAAGTTATCTCAAATGGGTGATGTCACGCTCTATGAACCTGCGGGAGACACACCCCATAGTGAAGCCACATCCTCCGCGTCCATAAAGCGGCAGCGATCTGGTTTTGACCTGGCAGATTGCATTTCGCACGTGCAGACACCTCGTGGCAGCAAGCCCATCCTCAAAACCATGGTGACGACCGCCTGCGAGCGCAACTGTAATTATTGTCCCTTCCGCGCCGGGCACAGCAGCACACGGCGCACGACGATGACACCGGATGAAATCGCCTATGCGACGGATACGATGCAGCGCAGCAAACAGATCGACGGGTTATTTTTGTCTTCCGGCATCATCAAAGGTGGCGTCTCATCCCAGGATAAAATCATCGATGCCGCAGAGATATTGCGGAAGAAATATCACTATCGCGGCTATGTACATCTCAAAATTATGCCCGGTGCCGAGTATGACCAGCTGTACCGAGCGATGCAGCTTGCAGACCGTGTGTCGATCAATTTAGAAGGCCCCACAGCAGAACGATTGGAAGCGCTGGCCCCTAAGAAAGGCTTTATGCAGGAACTATTGGTGCAGTTGCAGCGTGCCCACCACATCAAACAAAATGATCCGCGTATTCGGTCCAGCATCGTGACGCAGTTCGTGGTTGGCGCTGTCGGTGATACAGACCTGGAATTGCTGAGCTTGAGTGACCGTCTTTACAATCAGTTGGGGCTTGCGCGCACCTACTACTCAGGGTTCAGCCCTATTGCAGGGACCCCTTTTGAGAATGTCTCGCCTACGGCGAAAATCCGGCAAAATCGACTGTATCAATCCAGCTTCCTATTGCGAGATTATCAATGGGATGTAGAGGACCTGCCCTTCTTATTCGATGGCAATCTGCGTACCGATGTCGATCCTAAACAGGCCTGGGCTGACCTTCACCTTAAGCATCAGCCAATTGACCTTATGAATGCAGATCGCAGCGAGCTTCTGCGGGTCCCGGGGATTGGCCTCAAAGCCGCAGATACCATCCTATCTGCCCGGAAAGAGCGCAAGCTGATAGACCTGGGGCAGCTCGCCCACCTCGGCATTCGCAACCCTCAGCAGATGGCTCCCTATGTCTTGCTGGATGGTCATCGTCCAGCACAACAGTTATCGCTCTTTTAG
- a CDS encoding CPBP family intramembrane glutamic endopeptidase, translating into MELIIGVVYLAALVFFAPRMDSTKATAPVFHNLLIGLPVLMVFLGLNVLLIATASTEFEYDLSPTLALIYAVFSVSLASIAWVMIQLPGLRQWISIHLIRSSGAYDPDNGVHTTALISVLFMLVYTAANFVLLGGQAGVARALSEQPVELMDMIASTVRFLAVALIGVGFMLYRDIDATLIRLGLRLPTSQDVLWGILAGVGAFALMFAFSTAWSLIAPPEQISQLNDVTTQTMVVFGQTLLGSVLFAFLSGLGEEVLFRGALQPIFGLWWTSLFFALIHVQYWFTPALIIIFIVSLLFGWVKKRTSTNAAIIAHVVYNFLPFLLIQLFSQSS; encoded by the coding sequence ATGGAGCTAATTATCGGGGTTGTGTATCTGGCTGCACTGGTCTTCTTCGCACCTCGCATGGATTCCACAAAGGCAACGGCACCTGTCTTCCACAATTTGCTCATTGGTTTGCCTGTGTTGATGGTCTTCCTGGGCCTCAATGTGCTGTTAATTGCTACGGCATCAACTGAATTTGAGTATGATTTATCTCCTACGCTTGCACTCATTTACGCCGTTTTTAGCGTCTCATTGGCTAGCATTGCCTGGGTTATGATTCAGTTACCGGGATTGCGTCAATGGATTTCGATTCATCTGATTCGTTCTAGTGGCGCGTATGACCCGGATAACGGAGTTCACACAACTGCGCTGATTTCTGTGCTGTTCATGTTGGTGTACACGGCTGCGAATTTTGTCCTGCTGGGCGGTCAGGCAGGTGTGGCACGTGCGCTATCTGAGCAGCCAGTGGAATTGATGGATATGATTGCCAGTACGGTCCGCTTTTTGGCTGTGGCGTTGATTGGCGTGGGTTTTATGCTGTATCGGGATATTGATGCCACGCTTATACGGCTTGGTTTGCGCTTGCCAACTTCGCAAGATGTCTTGTGGGGCATACTGGCTGGTGTCGGGGCATTCGCGTTGATGTTCGCTTTTAGCACAGCTTGGAGCCTTATTGCGCCACCAGAGCAAATTTCCCAGCTTAATGATGTGACGACACAGACCATGGTTGTCTTTGGTCAGACCTTGTTGGGTAGCGTTTTGTTCGCGTTTTTATCTGGTCTGGGCGAAGAGGTATTGTTCCGGGGTGCATTGCAGCCTATCTTTGGCTTATGGTGGACCTCCCTTTTCTTTGCGCTCATCCATGTGCAATATTGGTTTACGCCAGCCCTGATTATCATTTTCATCGTGTCGCTGCTATTTGGTTGGGTCAAAAAACGTACCAGCACCAACGCAGCAATCATTGCACATGTGGTGTATAATTTCTTACCATTCCTTCTGATTCAATTATTTAGTCAATCCTCGTGA
- a CDS encoding CRISPR-associated ring nuclease: MTTVFLATLGQRPEAITIALDVLLPRYTYDLIGILHTEPMHSGIAEALRDLKSVLKQDYAGLPVVYYQITFPNGDPLLDITNQYSAEAYHIGVLAVLKKYRSQRDTIHLLVAGGRKAMSIYATLAASLLFGANDRAWTILSPPALMKPGCYHVPPGFQEQIQPVPLPILPSRFLPETLAEMNIDTLLEQQRSPRTRWYETLSEQEQALVNLLSDHPHATNERLAEILNKSEKTIENQLSSIYQKLERFYEVKRKHKRQTLLDVLKN; encoded by the coding sequence ATGACGACCGTTTTCCTGGCGACATTGGGGCAGCGTCCAGAGGCAATCACCATTGCCCTGGACGTGCTATTGCCTCGCTACACCTACGATTTGATCGGTATTTTACACACAGAACCGATGCACTCCGGCATTGCTGAAGCCCTCCGTGATCTCAAGTCTGTGCTAAAACAGGATTATGCAGGCTTACCAGTGGTCTATTATCAAATCACGTTTCCCAATGGGGATCCGCTGCTGGACATCACGAATCAGTACAGTGCAGAAGCCTACCACATTGGCGTTCTCGCTGTTCTGAAAAAGTACCGTTCCCAACGCGATACCATTCATCTGCTAGTGGCTGGTGGCAGAAAAGCCATGAGTATCTATGCCACACTCGCGGCCTCGCTTCTCTTTGGGGCAAATGACCGCGCATGGACGATTCTATCGCCGCCAGCCTTGATGAAACCAGGATGCTATCATGTTCCACCTGGTTTTCAGGAGCAAATACAGCCCGTCCCACTGCCGATTCTGCCATCGCGCTTCCTGCCGGAAACACTCGCAGAGATGAACATCGACACATTGCTAGAGCAGCAACGTAGCCCACGAACTCGCTGGTATGAAACCCTCAGCGAGCAAGAGCAAGCGCTAGTCAATTTACTGAGCGATCATCCTCATGCGACGAATGAACGGCTGGCGGAAATTTTGAATAAATCCGAAAAAACAATCGAAAACCAGTTGAGCAGTATCTACCAGAAATTGGAACGCTTTTATGAGGTCAAACGCAAGCATAAGCGCCAGACGCTGCTTGATGTGCTAAAGAATTAG
- a CDS encoding TetR/AcrR family transcriptional regulator, translated as MKNIMARKREFDKDAVLEKAMLVFWEQGYEGTSIRTLKEAMGISSSSLYETFGDKRSIFLAALARFCKLEHDQAAQMAQEVTSATQFIETLFASAETVLPTRSTYGSMAFNTMVEFGMRDKDVTELLFAHYLDIAGIISDILAKGQKAGTITAQEDPTDLAYLILSSIQGFITINGMKPDFADIHAFKQVVIRLLNS; from the coding sequence GTGAAGAACATCATGGCTAGAAAACGCGAGTTTGATAAAGATGCGGTCTTAGAAAAAGCAATGCTGGTTTTTTGGGAGCAGGGTTACGAAGGAACATCGATCCGCACTCTAAAAGAGGCCATGGGGATTAGCAGCAGCAGCCTATACGAGACATTTGGTGATAAGCGCAGTATCTTTCTGGCAGCATTAGCCCGCTTTTGCAAGCTGGAACATGATCAAGCGGCCCAGATGGCCCAGGAAGTCACGTCAGCGACACAATTTATCGAAACTTTATTTGCATCAGCGGAAACAGTCCTGCCGACTCGCTCTACTTATGGATCAATGGCATTTAATACGATGGTTGAATTTGGAATGCGCGATAAGGACGTCACAGAGTTACTATTTGCCCACTATCTCGATATCGCCGGAATCATCTCCGATATATTGGCAAAAGGCCAAAAAGCAGGAACCATTACCGCGCAGGAAGACCCCACAGACTTAGCCTATCTCATACTCAGCAGCATACAGGGTTTCATCACAATTAATGGAATGAAGCCCGATTTTGCTGATATACACGCCTTCAAACAAGTCGTTATTCGTCTGCTCAATTCTTAA